One segment of Candidatus Dadabacteria bacterium DNA contains the following:
- the dnaX gene encoding DNA polymerase III subunit gamma/tau yields the protein MAYRVLARKWRPQTFEDLIGQEFPAVTLRNSIESGKIAHALLFAGPRGTGKTSTARIVAKAINCERKDGGKFPCSTEQCSICEGISEGKSLDVQEIDAASHTGVADVREIIESVKYSPASARKKVYIIDEVHMLSQSAFNALLKIMEEPPEHAIFILATTEAHKVPPTIMSRCQRYDFKKIPVEKIKESLEKITKAEGIKIDTETLYLIARESEGSMRDSLSLLDQLTVSFEDRITHKDVISLLGIPDNESLKSILRAVFAKEPAKCVELVRNAASKGISPRRMAQDIIYMFRNLLYLKICGKDFTSDLSPDEKDELSELVKDESTETVELLFNVIIDGGERIRSSFYPEIVLELALVKMSTVGKVEKIDNILKRLERLSPQASGTGKTPSSPGGQTRTAERRPEKQEDKPAEKESRHVEEKGTGENEKPAKQTPASAAGEQTSGDDPVKQEIVDFVHGKDKFLAKKLAQAHLLEVKGNRVSVKFLKNGINHEKELKKSRELRKILKEMLGVERIRLDIDTINDEEINGTGGASRKPDPAEDEIVNYAIRQFDASVIKRKNLS from the coding sequence ATGGCATATAGAGTACTCGCCCGCAAGTGGCGCCCCCAGACTTTCGAAGACCTGATAGGTCAGGAATTCCCCGCCGTCACCCTCAGAAACTCAATCGAATCCGGGAAGATAGCCCACGCACTGCTTTTCGCCGGCCCGAGAGGCACGGGAAAGACATCCACGGCGAGAATCGTCGCCAAGGCCATAAACTGCGAGAGAAAAGACGGGGGGAAATTCCCTTGCTCAACCGAGCAGTGCTCAATCTGCGAGGGGATATCGGAGGGAAAATCGCTTGACGTGCAGGAGATCGACGCCGCTTCGCACACGGGCGTGGCCGATGTTCGCGAGATCATAGAGAGCGTCAAATACTCCCCCGCTTCCGCGAGAAAAAAAGTCTACATAATCGACGAAGTGCACATGCTCTCCCAGTCGGCCTTTAACGCCCTCCTTAAGATAATGGAAGAGCCCCCGGAGCACGCGATTTTCATACTGGCGACTACGGAAGCCCACAAGGTTCCCCCGACCATCATGTCCCGCTGCCAGAGATACGATTTCAAGAAAATACCTGTCGAGAAAATAAAGGAGTCTCTCGAGAAAATAACAAAGGCGGAGGGGATAAAAATCGATACGGAAACCCTCTACCTGATCGCAAGGGAATCTGAGGGAAGCATGAGAGATTCACTGAGCCTGCTTGACCAGCTGACCGTGTCCTTTGAAGACAGGATAACCCACAAGGACGTAATAAGCCTGCTCGGCATACCGGATAACGAATCGCTTAAAAGCATCCTGAGAGCCGTTTTCGCGAAGGAACCGGCAAAATGCGTGGAGCTCGTGCGAAACGCCGCGTCAAAAGGGATAAGCCCCAGGAGAATGGCCCAGGACATCATTTACATGTTCAGGAACCTGCTCTACCTTAAGATCTGCGGCAAGGATTTTACCTCCGACCTGTCCCCGGATGAAAAGGACGAGCTTTCAGAACTGGTAAAAGACGAATCCACGGAAACCGTGGAGCTTCTTTTTAACGTAATAATCGACGGGGGAGAGAGAATACGCAGCTCCTTTTACCCGGAAATCGTGCTTGAGCTTGCGCTTGTAAAGATGAGCACTGTCGGAAAAGTAGAGAAGATAGACAACATTCTGAAAAGGCTTGAGAGACTGTCTCCGCAGGCTTCCGGCACGGGAAAAACACCTAGCTCCCCGGGAGGACAGACTAGAACCGCGGAGCGCCGTCCCGAGAAACAGGAAGACAAACCCGCGGAGAAAGAGAGCAGGCACGTTGAAGAAAAAGGCACGGGGGAAAACGAAAAACCGGCAAAGCAAACACCTGCGTCTGCGGCCGGGGAGCAAACCTCGGGCGACGATCCCGTAAAACAGGAGATCGTCGACTTTGTGCACGGCAAAGACAAGTTCTTAGCGAAAAAGCTTGCCCAGGCCCACCTGCTTGAAGTAAAGGGAAACCGGGTGAGCGTGAAATTTCTTAAAAACGGCATAAATCATGAAAAAGAGCTTAAAAAATCGAGAGAGCTGAGAAAGATACTAAAGGAAATGCTCGGCGTTGAGAGAATAAGGCTCGATATCGATACCATAAACGACGAGGAAATTAACGGGACCGGCGGAGCCTCGAGAAAGCCTGATCCCGCGGAGGACGAGATAGTTAACTACGCAATCCGACAGTTTGACGCCAGCGTGATAAAAAGAAAAAATTTAAGCTAG
- a CDS encoding YbaB/EbfC family nucleoid-associated protein, producing the protein MKLGGNMKNIMKQMGKMKEQMERLQNEAGEKTVEASSGGGMVTVTAKAKGEISSIVIEPEIISETDIEMLQDLVTAAVNEALYKGQELMKDEVSRFTAGMGLPPGLI; encoded by the coding sequence ATGAAATTAGGCGGAAACATGAAAAACATTATGAAGCAGATGGGGAAGATGAAGGAGCAGATGGAGCGCCTTCAGAACGAGGCCGGGGAAAAAACCGTGGAAGCTTCTTCCGGAGGCGGAATGGTCACGGTTACGGCAAAGGCCAAAGGAGAGATATCATCAATAGTCATAGAGCCCGAAATAATAAGCGAAACCGACATTGAGATGCTCCAGGACCTTGTGACCGCCGCCGTGAATGAGGCCCTTTATAAAGGACAGGAGCTTATGAAAGACGAAGTCTCGCGCTTCACCGCCGGCATGGGGCTTCCGCCGGGGCTTATCTGA
- the recR gene encoding recombination protein RecR, which produces MPRTGLPEPISRLIEELSKLPGIGEKNATRLAFHIFRSSEAYARSLSSAIIRTKSDVSTCSTCFNFTEKDPCAICSDPSRDPQVLCVVEEPLDLLAIERSGEFRGKYHVLHGVISPLEGVGPEDLRIKELITRARHENIREIIVATGTNVEGEATAVYLSRTIKPLGIKTSRIAYGIPVGGDIEFIDELTLGKALRDRKEM; this is translated from the coding sequence ATGCCAAGAACCGGCCTTCCCGAGCCGATCTCAAGACTAATAGAAGAACTTTCCAAGCTTCCGGGAATCGGCGAGAAAAACGCGACACGCCTTGCATTTCACATATTCCGATCATCGGAAGCCTACGCGCGCAGCCTCTCAAGCGCAATAATCAGAACCAAATCCGACGTAAGCACATGCAGCACGTGCTTTAACTTCACGGAAAAGGATCCGTGCGCGATCTGTTCGGATCCTTCAAGAGATCCGCAGGTCCTCTGCGTCGTCGAAGAACCGCTTGACCTGCTGGCCATAGAGAGAAGCGGGGAGTTCCGGGGAAAATACCACGTCCTCCACGGGGTAATCTCCCCCCTTGAAGGCGTGGGCCCAGAAGACCTCCGGATAAAAGAACTCATAACAAGAGCGAGGCATGAAAATATAAGAGAGATAATAGTCGCGACCGGCACAAACGTCGAAGGCGAAGCCACCGCGGTTTACCTCTCAAGAACAATAAAGCCCCTCGGGATCAAAACCTCGAGAATAGCCTACGGAATACCCGTCGGTGGAGACATAGAGTTCATAGACGAACTCACGCTCGGCAAGGCGCTTCGGGACAGAAAGGAAATGTAA
- a CDS encoding carbon starvation protein A, with protein MNAAVIAIVAIALYLIGYRYYSKFISEKVYGVREGEPTPAHQLRDGVDYVPAGRHILFGHHFASIAGAAPIIGPAIAVFWGWVPAIIWVVFGTIFIGAVHDFGALVISARNRGRSVGDLAGIFISPRGRTLFLLMVCFLVFFVIAVFAYAIAVLFVSFPASVLPVNFQILVALVIGFLFYKRGVPILWPSIIALALLYFMVWAGTKVPLTIPEVMGSQVVTWVIILMIYSFVASVLPVWMLLQPRDYINGIHLFVGLAILITGIMVAHPEMQAPAINFAADGLPLLPFLFITIACGAVSGFHGLVASGTTSKQLDRMKDSRFVGYGGMLGEGTLAMIATLAVAAGIERSEWLEHYHSWESASSGGIANFVMGTSSFLTPIHIPEVLGTTLISVIVISFAATSLDTGARIQRIVIGELGEAYGIKALKNRYIGAFFAIVPPLALALFAQVPGKGPGSGGFLLWPLFGATNQLIAGITLLLITLYLRRSKKPFIYTLVPMVFLVAMTTASIFFNLKYFLDNTLLFSLSAIMLVLAVWLVFEAAIVSRRTPGDG; from the coding sequence ATGAACGCAGCCGTAATAGCGATAGTCGCAATAGCCCTTTACCTGATCGGGTACAGGTATTACTCGAAGTTCATCTCAGAAAAAGTCTACGGAGTAAGAGAAGGGGAGCCTACCCCTGCCCACCAGTTACGGGACGGCGTGGATTACGTGCCCGCCGGCAGACACATTCTTTTCGGCCATCATTTTGCATCCATAGCGGGAGCCGCTCCTATAATAGGACCGGCCATAGCCGTGTTCTGGGGGTGGGTTCCGGCGATTATCTGGGTTGTGTTCGGAACGATTTTCATCGGGGCCGTTCATGATTTCGGCGCTCTGGTTATCTCGGCGAGAAACAGGGGAAGATCCGTCGGGGACCTAGCCGGCATATTCATAAGTCCGAGGGGAAGAACCCTTTTTCTTCTCATGGTCTGCTTTCTGGTCTTTTTCGTGATAGCAGTTTTCGCCTACGCAATCGCGGTTCTTTTCGTAAGCTTTCCCGCAAGCGTGCTTCCCGTGAACTTCCAGATACTGGTGGCACTTGTTATAGGATTTCTCTTCTACAAAAGAGGGGTTCCCATCCTGTGGCCATCGATAATCGCGCTTGCGCTTCTTTATTTCATGGTCTGGGCGGGGACCAAAGTTCCCCTGACTATCCCCGAGGTTATGGGAAGCCAGGTGGTGACTTGGGTAATCATTCTCATGATTTATTCCTTCGTGGCTTCGGTTCTTCCCGTGTGGATGCTTCTTCAGCCCAGGGACTACATAAACGGAATCCATCTTTTCGTAGGTCTCGCGATACTGATAACGGGGATAATGGTGGCGCATCCCGAGATGCAGGCCCCGGCTATTAATTTCGCCGCCGACGGACTTCCCCTGCTTCCGTTTCTTTTCATAACCATTGCGTGCGGAGCGGTAAGCGGATTCCACGGTCTTGTCGCGAGCGGAACTACCTCGAAGCAGCTTGACAGGATGAAGGATTCAAGATTCGTGGGTTACGGGGGTATGCTGGGGGAGGGCACGTTAGCCATGATAGCGACTCTAGCGGTCGCGGCGGGAATAGAGCGCAGTGAATGGCTTGAGCACTATCATTCGTGGGAATCGGCATCAAGCGGCGGCATAGCGAATTTCGTCATGGGAACTTCGAGCTTTCTTACCCCAATCCATATCCCCGAGGTGCTGGGAACTACCCTTATAAGCGTGATAGTGATAAGTTTTGCGGCCACTTCCCTTGATACCGGAGCCAGGATACAGAGGATCGTTATAGGCGAACTTGGGGAGGCCTACGGAATAAAGGCTCTTAAAAACAGGTATATCGGGGCGTTTTTCGCCATCGTGCCTCCGCTTGCTCTCGCACTTTTCGCGCAGGTTCCCGGCAAGGGGCCAGGCTCGGGCGGGTTTTTGCTCTGGCCTCTTTTCGGCGCTACAAACCAATTGATAGCCGGAATCACGCTGCTTCTGATTACCCTTTACCTAAGAAGATCGAAAAAACCGTTTATCTACACGCTTGTGCCGATGGTTTTTCTGGTGGCCATGACTACTGCCTCCATATTTTTCAACCTTAAGTATTTTCTGGATAACACGCTTCTTTTCAGCCTCTCGGCGATAATGCTCGTTCTTGCCGTCTGGCTGGTTTTTGAGGCTGCGATCGTGTCGAGGAGAACTCCCGGCGACGGCTGA
- a CDS encoding ABC-F family ATP-binding cassette domain-containing protein — protein MIGLSGICHSFAGKELFRNLEWSIKKGRKYGLVGPNGSGKTTLLEIVMELMEPEKGQASVPSALTVGYLPQIMDLGTGDLTVLSAARTSDRDEGEEGSEKPVHEAEKILFGLGFTGEQLSQKVSSLSGGWKMRVELARILLLEPEVLLLDEPTNHLDIKSIEWLEGYLGNYRGTVVLVSHDKYLLDRMVDTIAELEGGGIREFRGDYSAYLERKEQLAAVAEATAKNQERKLRAQRRFIERFRYKASKARQVQSRIKMLEKMEPEAPSPETHRTLEFDFPAPERAGRVVYEISDFSKEYEVSGGTRNVVFQNSPALRVERGDRVAVTGKNGEGKTTLCKMVAGVEGFSGQSRLGHNVTLGYYAQNQDEMLNPQNTVYEEFIGAYPLFFQTEARTLLGSFLFGASDITKKVSVLSGGEKSRLSLLKILVSRSNFLVLDEPTNHLDMASREVLRRALEEYSGTFLLISHDRYFIDSLVNRVWYVEGGGVETFIGNYSEFLEKKSRDSDDEQMPAEMENDEPRKKTTKALEAERRNRLYRELREKGIENMENWMLLSKKQMSNALSDLESRISECETEKEEMERLLANPETFPQSTNWEEKTRQLGELEAKLSALYGRWDEVSEHMRKNFN, from the coding sequence ATGATAGGCTTGTCAGGCATATGTCATTCCTTCGCTGGTAAGGAACTTTTCCGAAACCTTGAGTGGAGCATAAAAAAGGGAAGAAAATACGGTCTTGTAGGTCCGAACGGCTCGGGTAAAACTACGCTGCTTGAGATCGTAATGGAACTCATGGAGCCGGAAAAAGGGCAGGCATCCGTCCCCTCCGCGCTGACCGTGGGCTACCTGCCGCAGATAATGGATCTGGGAACAGGTGATCTTACGGTGCTCTCAGCAGCCCGCACGAGCGATCGCGACGAAGGCGAGGAAGGTTCCGAAAAACCCGTACACGAAGCCGAGAAAATCCTGTTCGGACTGGGTTTTACGGGGGAACAACTCTCCCAGAAGGTTTCTTCCCTTTCGGGTGGCTGGAAGATGCGGGTCGAGCTTGCGAGAATACTTCTTCTGGAACCCGAGGTTCTTCTTCTCGATGAGCCGACCAACCATCTTGACATAAAAAGCATAGAGTGGCTTGAAGGGTACCTTGGAAACTACCGCGGAACCGTGGTTCTGGTATCTCACGACAAATACCTCCTTGACCGCATGGTTGACACGATCGCGGAGCTTGAAGGCGGGGGGATAAGGGAGTTTCGAGGCGACTACTCTGCTTACCTTGAGAGAAAAGAGCAGCTTGCCGCGGTCGCCGAGGCGACTGCTAAAAACCAGGAGAGAAAACTGCGGGCGCAGCGTCGTTTCATAGAGCGGTTCAGGTACAAGGCTTCAAAGGCAAGACAGGTGCAGAGCAGGATAAAAATGCTTGAGAAAATGGAACCCGAAGCCCCGTCCCCGGAGACCCACAGAACCCTTGAGTTTGATTTTCCTGCCCCCGAACGCGCGGGACGCGTGGTTTACGAGATAAGCGATTTCTCAAAGGAGTATGAGGTTTCCGGCGGTACAAGGAATGTCGTTTTTCAAAACTCCCCCGCGCTTCGTGTGGAGAGAGGAGACAGGGTAGCCGTTACCGGGAAAAACGGCGAGGGGAAAACCACTCTCTGCAAGATGGTTGCCGGCGTGGAGGGTTTCTCTGGCCAGAGCCGCCTCGGCCACAACGTAACCCTGGGTTACTACGCCCAGAACCAGGACGAGATGCTTAATCCGCAGAACACGGTCTACGAGGAATTCATCGGAGCTTATCCTCTTTTTTTCCAGACCGAGGCGAGAACGCTTCTGGGCTCGTTTCTTTTCGGTGCTTCCGATATAACCAAGAAAGTATCAGTTCTCTCGGGTGGCGAGAAAAGCCGCCTGTCACTTCTAAAGATTCTGGTTTCCCGTTCCAATTTTCTGGTCCTCGACGAGCCTACGAACCACCTTGACATGGCTTCTAGGGAGGTACTTCGTCGTGCCCTCGAGGAGTATTCCGGCACCTTTTTGCTGATAAGCCACGACAGGTATTTCATTGACAGCCTAGTAAACAGGGTGTGGTACGTGGAAGGAGGAGGGGTTGAGACCTTTATAGGCAATTACTCGGAGTTTCTCGAGAAAAAATCCCGCGACTCAGATGATGAACAGATGCCCGCCGAGATGGAAAACGACGAACCCAGGAAAAAAACCACAAAAGCCCTCGAGGCCGAGCGGCGCAATCGGCTTTACAGGGAACTTCGCGAAAAAGGCATAGAGAACATGGAGAATTGGATGCTCCTTTCGAAAAAGCAGATGTCAAATGCCCTTTCGGATCTTGAGAGCAGGATATCAGAATGCGAAACTGAAAAAGAGGAGATGGAGAGATTGCTTGCGAACCCCGAGACTTTTCCCCAAAGCACTAACTGGGAAGAAAAAACAAGGCAGCTAGGTGAACTCGAGGCGAAGCTCTCTGCCCTTTACGGCAGGTGGGATGAGGTAAGTGAGCACATGCGAAAGAATTTTAATTAA
- a CDS encoding N-acetyltransferase, whose translation MKIRKKLSKKSTAFQICHSITEVEKRKYDSIQPDNNPFFEFDFLFALEKSGCVGPGTGWEPRHLLLREGKKLVGAVTFYLKTDSYGEYIFDWQWARAYQDAGLRYYPKAVAGVPFTPTTGPRIIVHKDYDYETCAQALIKKLVEVCSLKSLSSIHFLFVTEEEQELLSDCGFLSRLTHQYHWHNSGYLCFDDFLGDLRSGRRKQIKKEKRRLGDLGVEISVLEKEHIQREHIDSIWEFYVNTNSRKWGSAYLNREFFDSVFETYREKTVLVIAQIDGHPVGGTINFRKGDKLYGRYWGCNIEIPYLHFECCYYRPIEFAIDNGINVFEAGAQGEHKFLRGFEAVPVYSSHLFFNPGAQRSIDNFLREERPYMRSLISEYNKHSPLKRARGGKPEKIV comes from the coding sequence ATGAAGATACGAAAAAAGCTATCCAAAAAATCAACCGCATTCCAGATATGCCATTCGATAACGGAAGTCGAAAAAAGAAAATACGACTCCATCCAGCCCGATAACAACCCTTTTTTCGAGTTTGATTTTCTCTTCGCTCTAGAGAAATCCGGATGCGTGGGTCCGGGCACCGGATGGGAGCCGCGCCACCTTCTGCTACGCGAGGGAAAAAAGCTTGTCGGAGCGGTTACGTTCTACCTGAAAACCGATTCCTACGGCGAGTACATATTCGACTGGCAATGGGCGCGGGCCTATCAGGACGCGGGGTTAAGATACTACCCCAAGGCGGTCGCAGGAGTACCGTTTACCCCGACAACCGGCCCGAGGATAATCGTTCACAAAGACTACGATTATGAAACATGCGCGCAGGCACTCATAAAGAAACTGGTTGAAGTATGTTCTCTTAAAAGCCTCTCTTCAATACATTTTCTGTTCGTAACAGAAGAAGAGCAGGAACTGCTCTCTGACTGCGGATTTCTCTCAAGACTCACTCACCAGTACCACTGGCATAATTCGGGTTATCTCTGTTTCGATGACTTTCTCGGAGACCTTCGCTCTGGAAGAAGAAAACAGATAAAGAAGGAAAAACGCCGCCTCGGCGATCTGGGCGTTGAGATCTCGGTGCTTGAGAAAGAGCATATACAACGCGAGCACATAGACTCTATCTGGGAATTCTATGTGAACACCAACTCGAGGAAATGGGGAAGCGCCTATCTTAACAGGGAGTTTTTCGACTCGGTGTTCGAGACGTACAGGGAAAAAACTGTACTTGTGATCGCGCAGATAGATGGCCATCCGGTCGGCGGCACCATAAATTTCAGAAAAGGCGACAAGCTCTACGGCAGGTACTGGGGATGCAACATAGAGATTCCGTACCTTCATTTCGAGTGCTGTTACTACAGACCGATAGAGTTTGCCATAGATAACGGAATAAATGTCTTCGAGGCTGGCGCGCAGGGCGAACACAAGTTCCTCCGCGGTTTTGAAGCGGTACCGGTTTACAGTTCCCATCTGTTTTTCAACCCCGGGGCGCAGAGATCCATAGACAACTTCCTTCGGGAAGAAAGACCCTACATGCGATCGCTTATCTCTGAGTACAACAAACACTCCCCGCTTAAGCGGGCCCGCGGTGGCAAACCGGAAAAAATCGTATAA
- a CDS encoding ATP-dependent Clp protease adaptor ClpS, with product MSERENPTHTRDPQQVVREDIRVKRPDMYMIVLLNDDYTPRDFVVWVLMKVFFKNENDSRTIMLEAHTKGKSVVDCYTYDIATTKIRQVKDLAEKYEHPLKCILEIQKAGS from the coding sequence ATGTCTGAGCGCGAGAATCCGACTCATACTAGGGACCCCCAGCAGGTCGTCAGGGAGGATATCCGGGTAAAAAGGCCGGATATGTATATGATAGTCCTGCTGAACGACGACTACACCCCGAGGGACTTTGTAGTCTGGGTTCTAATGAAAGTGTTCTTCAAAAATGAAAACGACAGCAGAACCATAATGCTCGAAGCTCACACCAAGGGAAAAAGCGTCGTCGACTGCTATACCTACGACATAGCTACCACGAAGATAAGACAGGTAAAAGACCTGGCGGAGAAATACGAACATCCGCTAAAATGCATACTTGAAATCCAAAAGGCGGGAAGTTGA
- the clpA gene encoding ATP-dependent Clp protease ATP-binding subunit ClpA, which produces MVASEELEKTLYRAYQQAKDRKHEFITPEHILLELTRDKIAAEVLIECDVDTGLLANDLEEHLTKNISSIDSPHLPEPTYSEGSKYIFRVASMHAESAEKKEISGANILVAMFRVPESHAVYFLNRQGLTRFAVIKQVSHGKGEEDEEQQEKPATTKEQQKETKKAETKNPLELYCTDLIEKARNGSIDPLIGREKEVQRIIHILGKRKKNNPVLVGDAGVGKTAIVEGVAHRVVSGEVPEAMKNLKIHLLNIGTLTAGTKYRGDFEERLNAVIDETKRDPDNVLFIDEIHTVIGAGAVSGGSLDASNMLKPALAGGDIKCIGTTTLKEYRIIFEKDHALSRRFQRVTVDEPSVEDCGKILFGLKRHYEKYHNVKYSRGAIRACIELSDRYIMDRKLPDKAIDIMDEAGAAVKLRNPDPEITRQVKVSDMEKLVAKIAKIPTKSVKVEDRNLLHDLGDNLKEFIYAQDEAIDKLVNAIQMSRAGISEPEKPVGSFMFSGPTGVGKTELAKKLAEILGVEFIRFDMSEYMEKHTVSRLIGSPPGYVGYDQGGQLTEAIYKSPHCVLLLDEIEKAHEDIYNILLQVMDHATLTDSNGRKVDFRQVILILTTNTGSRESMNRNVGFAKKEFEDKSPEAIDKYFSPEFRNRLNEIIRFNPLDIKIVERIVDKMIGELQQRLVPKKVTISLTPEARLFLARKGYDPQLGARPVQRVINSEVAEKLSKEILFGELSGGGKAIVSLEDEQIVLRAETD; this is translated from the coding sequence ATGGTGGCATCAGAAGAACTCGAAAAAACCCTCTACCGAGCCTACCAGCAGGCAAAAGACCGCAAGCACGAGTTTATCACACCGGAGCATATACTCCTTGAACTCACAAGGGACAAAATCGCCGCGGAAGTGCTGATAGAATGCGACGTTGACACCGGGCTTCTCGCAAACGATCTTGAGGAGCACCTCACTAAAAACATATCCTCGATCGACTCCCCCCATCTCCCCGAACCGACCTACTCCGAAGGAAGCAAGTACATCTTCAGGGTGGCTTCAATGCACGCCGAAAGCGCGGAAAAAAAAGAAATATCCGGGGCTAACATACTGGTCGCCATGTTCAGGGTTCCCGAATCGCACGCCGTGTACTTCCTGAACCGCCAGGGACTTACCCGGTTTGCCGTTATAAAGCAGGTATCCCACGGAAAAGGCGAGGAGGACGAAGAACAGCAGGAAAAACCGGCAACCACCAAGGAGCAACAGAAGGAAACAAAAAAGGCCGAGACCAAAAACCCCCTTGAGCTTTACTGCACGGACCTGATCGAAAAAGCCCGGAATGGAAGCATCGACCCCCTCATAGGAAGAGAGAAAGAGGTCCAGAGGATAATCCACATTCTCGGCAAGAGAAAAAAGAACAACCCCGTGCTTGTCGGGGACGCGGGGGTGGGGAAAACGGCGATCGTTGAAGGAGTGGCTCACCGCGTGGTTTCCGGGGAAGTCCCCGAAGCGATGAAAAACCTCAAGATACATCTTCTAAACATAGGAACCCTCACGGCCGGAACGAAATACAGGGGAGACTTCGAGGAAAGGCTTAACGCCGTCATAGACGAAACCAAGAGGGACCCGGACAACGTGCTTTTCATAGACGAGATCCACACGGTCATAGGAGCCGGAGCAGTTTCCGGCGGAAGCCTTGACGCGTCTAACATGCTAAAGCCCGCCCTTGCCGGAGGAGACATAAAATGCATAGGAACGACGACGCTTAAGGAATACAGGATCATCTTCGAGAAAGACCACGCGCTTTCAAGAAGATTTCAGAGGGTAACCGTGGATGAGCCGTCGGTTGAGGATTGCGGAAAAATTCTGTTCGGACTTAAGCGCCATTACGAAAAATACCATAACGTGAAATACTCCCGGGGAGCGATAAGAGCGTGCATAGAACTCTCAGACAGGTACATAATGGACAGAAAGCTTCCGGACAAGGCTATCGACATCATGGACGAAGCCGGAGCCGCCGTGAAGCTCCGCAACCCCGACCCCGAGATAACGAGACAGGTAAAAGTGTCCGACATGGAAAAGCTGGTCGCAAAGATCGCGAAAATCCCCACCAAGTCGGTAAAAGTCGAGGACCGAAACCTCCTCCACGACCTCGGGGACAATCTAAAAGAATTCATCTACGCCCAGGACGAAGCCATAGACAAACTGGTAAACGCCATACAGATGTCGCGAGCCGGCATAAGCGAGCCGGAAAAGCCCGTGGGCTCTTTCATGTTCTCAGGACCTACGGGAGTTGGTAAAACGGAGCTTGCGAAAAAGCTCGCAGAGATCCTTGGGGTTGAATTCATACGCTTCGACATGAGCGAATACATGGAAAAACACACCGTCTCCCGCCTCATAGGCTCGCCGCCGGGATATGTCGGCTATGACCAGGGAGGACAGCTTACCGAAGCCATATACAAATCTCCTCACTGCGTCCTTCTACTCGATGAGATCGAGAAGGCGCACGAGGACATATACAACATACTGCTTCAGGTGATGGACCACGCGACGCTCACGGATTCAAACGGAAGGAAGGTGGACTTCCGCCAGGTAATTCTGATTCTGACGACGAACACCGGTTCGAGGGAAAGCATGAACAGGAACGTCGGGTTCGCGAAAAAAGAGTTTGAGGATAAAAGCCCGGAAGCCATAGACAAGTACTTCTCTCCGGAATTCAGAAACAGGCTGAATGAAATCATCAGGTTTAACCCTCTTGATATAAAAATAGTGGAGAGAATAGTCGACAAGATGATCGGAGAGCTTCAGCAGAGGCTCGTCCCGAAAAAAGTAACGATCAGCCTCACGCCGGAAGCGAGGCTTTTTCTCGCACGCAAGGGCTATGATCCCCAGCTCGGCGCAAGACCCGTGCAGAGAGTAATAAACTCCGAGGTGGCGGAGAAGCTTTCAAAGGAAATTCTCTTCGGCGAACTCTCAGGCGGCGGCAAGGCGATTGTCTCCCTTGAAGATGAACAGATAGTTCTTCGAGCGGAAACTGACTGA